A stretch of Ferribacterium limneticum DNA encodes these proteins:
- a CDS encoding B12-binding domain-containing radical SAM protein, with protein sequence MRVTLVHPAGFNFVPGQPDFSVLANRMPPIGIMQLASWLEKFGHSVQLHDCLGPYAPPTIAENAEIVLATDPEMVGFSATTSGFMDAFEIAAYIRERRPEIKIVFGNVHVSSLGAPILEHFPEIDYLVIGEGEGSFLDLADGKPLSGIGNLVWRNEQGKIVVNPRRDRILDLDELPFPAYEKLAGFPHAYHLPLFAYEKRYGATMITSRGCPYTCSFCDRTVFERLYKTNSAQYTYDHMKYLRDKFGVYHINMYDDLFTAKKQRVFELCELLIEKPLGIQWNCAIRTGHTSDEMLAKLKQAGVLMVSMGIESADPMMMERHKAGVTLEAVRETVRQIHAAGMRAKGLFIFGMPGETPETVKVTSDFVLSLDLDEMNMTKFSPLHGAPIWDECASEVSGSFIEDWRLMNCLNFVFLPHGFKSREEMDALYNWHVKRFYDSKGYRRRFAKRLWAHRWSLWHILKHLPETIAAARYFSSNKEQLEKAKREFALHPRQPVGLKPQLSTDLQIDNIVSMSPVKMTRREAMKAIIPVVYEGSTCCPPPAVQPAV encoded by the coding sequence ATGCGCGTCACGCTCGTTCACCCTGCTGGTTTCAATTTTGTCCCTGGTCAGCCGGATTTTTCGGTGCTGGCCAACCGCATGCCGCCGATTGGCATCATGCAGCTGGCTTCCTGGCTGGAAAAATTTGGGCATAGCGTTCAATTGCATGACTGTCTGGGGCCCTATGCGCCGCCGACAATTGCCGAGAATGCCGAAATCGTGCTGGCGACCGATCCGGAAATGGTCGGTTTTTCGGCGACGACTTCCGGCTTCATGGATGCCTTCGAGATTGCCGCCTATATTCGCGAGCGCCGGCCGGAGATCAAGATTGTCTTCGGCAATGTGCATGTCTCGTCGCTCGGCGCGCCGATTCTCGAACACTTTCCGGAAATCGATTATCTGGTGATCGGCGAAGGCGAAGGCTCATTTCTCGATCTGGCTGACGGCAAGCCCTTGAGCGGGATTGGCAACCTGGTCTGGCGCAACGAACAGGGGAAAATTGTCGTCAATCCACGTCGTGATCGCATTCTCGATCTCGACGAACTGCCCTTCCCGGCTTACGAGAAGTTGGCCGGCTTCCCGCACGCCTATCATCTGCCCTTGTTTGCCTACGAAAAGCGTTACGGCGCGACGATGATCACCTCGCGCGGCTGTCCCTACACCTGCTCCTTCTGCGACCGCACGGTATTCGAGCGCTTGTACAAGACCAATTCGGCGCAATACACCTACGATCACATGAAGTACCTGCGGGACAAGTTCGGCGTTTATCACATCAACATGTACGACGACCTGTTCACGGCCAAGAAGCAGCGTGTGTTCGAGTTATGCGAGCTGCTGATCGAAAAGCCGCTGGGTATCCAGTGGAACTGTGCGATCCGTACTGGCCACACCTCCGACGAGATGTTGGCCAAGCTGAAGCAGGCCGGAGTGCTGATGGTCTCGATGGGCATCGAATCGGCTGATCCGATGATGATGGAGCGCCACAAGGCCGGGGTGACACTGGAAGCCGTGCGTGAAACGGTGCGCCAGATCCACGCCGCAGGAATGCGGGCCAAGGGTTTGTTCATTTTCGGCATGCCGGGAGAAACGCCAGAAACAGTCAAGGTGACCAGCGATTTCGTCCTCTCGCTCGACCTCGATGAAATGAACATGACCAAGTTCAGCCCGCTGCATGGGGCGCCGATCTGGGATGAATGTGCCTCGGAAGTGTCGGGGAGTTTCATTGAAGACTGGCGTCTGATGAACTGCCTCAATTTTGTTTTCCTGCCCCATGGCTTCAAGTCACGCGAGGAAATGGACGCCTTGTACAACTGGCACGTCAAACGCTTCTACGACAGCAAGGGCTATCGCCGGCGCTTTGCCAAGCGCTTGTGGGCTCACCGCTGGAGCCTGTGGCATATTCTGAAACATTTGCCCGAAACGATAGCGGCGGCCCGTTATTTCAGTTCCAACAAGGAACAGCTGGAAAAGGCCAAGCGCGAATTTGCGCTGCATCCGCGTCAGCCCGTTGGCCTGAAACCACAGTTGTCCACCGATCTGCAGATCGACAACATCGTCTCGATGTCACCGGTCAAGATGACACGGCGTGAAGCGATGAAAGCCATTATTCCGGTGGTGTATGAAGGTAGCACCTGTTGCCCGCCGCCAGCCGTCCAGCCGGCGGTATAA
- a CDS encoding sulfite exporter TauE/SafE family protein, whose translation MIEVLDPVLLTLVVAAFLAGAVDSVVGGGGLIQIPALFAAYPGESAATLFGTNKSASVVGTANATWRYARQVAMPWRTILPAASSAFFFAYIGAAVVAWLPKESVRPLILFLLIFAAVYTLKKKDFGQSHVPAHGGHRELIYATLLGGVIGFYDGFFGPGTGSFLIFLFVRFFGFDFLHASASAKVVNVATNLAALSYFLPNGYVLPLLAAAMAVANVSGSMAGTWLALKHGSGFIRKVFLVMLGVLIVKFAWDTLAAW comes from the coding sequence ATGATCGAGGTTTTGGATCCGGTGCTGCTGACGTTGGTTGTGGCCGCTTTTCTGGCCGGAGCGGTTGATTCAGTGGTCGGTGGCGGTGGCTTGATCCAGATTCCTGCCCTGTTTGCGGCATATCCAGGCGAATCGGCAGCAACCCTGTTCGGAACCAACAAATCAGCCAGCGTTGTCGGAACCGCCAATGCAACGTGGCGCTATGCGCGGCAAGTCGCCATGCCGTGGCGAACCATCTTGCCAGCTGCCAGTTCGGCGTTTTTTTTCGCCTACATCGGGGCTGCTGTCGTCGCCTGGTTGCCCAAGGAATCGGTAAGACCACTGATTCTGTTCCTGTTGATCTTTGCAGCGGTTTACACGCTGAAGAAAAAGGATTTCGGGCAATCGCATGTACCGGCGCATGGTGGTCATCGCGAACTGATCTACGCCACATTGCTTGGTGGCGTTATCGGGTTTTATGATGGTTTTTTCGGACCGGGTACGGGCAGTTTCCTGATCTTCCTGTTCGTTCGTTTCTTTGGTTTCGATTTTCTGCACGCCTCAGCCAGTGCCAAGGTGGTCAATGTGGCGACCAATCTGGCGGCGCTTTCCTATTTTCTGCCTAACGGATATGTGCTGCCGCTACTTGCCGCCGCCATGGCCGTGGCCAATGTCAGTGGATCGATGGCCGGTACCTGGCTGGCCTTGAAGCATGGCAGTGGTTTTATCCGGAAGGTGTTTCTGGTCATGCTTGGGGTGCTGATCGTCAAATTTGCCTGGGATACCTTAGCGGCCTGGTAA
- the mnmE gene encoding tRNA uridine-5-carboxymethylaminomethyl(34) synthesis GTPase MnmE, protein MKSDTIAAIATAPGRGGVGVIRISGSNLLPFAFALTEKTPKPRYASLADFKATDGSTIDTGLLLYFPNPQSFTGEDVLELQGHGGPVVMQMLLARCLDLGARLAEPGEFSRRAFLNGKMDLAQAEAVADLIDAATASAARSAVRSLQGEFSRAIGELNDELINLRMLVEATLDFPEEDIDFLKAANAFGRLERLQLKLAEIFDRAGQGKLLQSGLHVVLAGQPNVGKSSLLNRLAGDDLAIVTPIAGTTRDALRSTIQIEGIPLHIIDTAGLRETDDEVEKIGIERSWKEIERSDVVLLLVDARTGVGEADREILARLPERLQRITVYNKIDLAGREAERHDEADGIAISLSAKANQGIELLRQELLRIAGWHQAEDVFIARERHLRALANAQEHLAAARNVVEGAMPALELFAEELRLTQQSLGEITGEFTADDLLGVIFSRFCIGK, encoded by the coding sequence GTGAAATCCGACACCATTGCTGCCATCGCTACGGCCCCAGGCCGTGGCGGTGTCGGCGTGATCCGCATCTCGGGCAGCAATTTGCTGCCCTTTGCTTTTGCGCTGACCGAAAAAACACCGAAGCCGCGCTATGCCTCGCTGGCTGATTTCAAGGCGACCGATGGCAGCACCATCGACACGGGTTTGCTCCTCTATTTTCCGAATCCGCAGTCCTTTACCGGCGAGGACGTGCTTGAGCTGCAGGGCCACGGTGGTCCGGTGGTCATGCAGATGCTGCTTGCCCGTTGCCTGGATTTGGGAGCCAGACTGGCCGAACCCGGTGAATTCAGCCGCCGCGCCTTTCTCAACGGCAAGATGGACCTGGCCCAGGCCGAGGCTGTCGCCGACCTGATCGATGCGGCAACCGCCAGCGCTGCCCGTTCGGCCGTGCGTTCCTTGCAGGGCGAGTTCTCAAGGGCGATTGGCGAACTGAATGACGAACTGATCAACCTGCGCATGCTGGTTGAAGCCACGCTGGATTTCCCGGAAGAGGACATCGATTTTCTGAAAGCAGCCAATGCCTTCGGCCGTCTCGAACGGCTGCAACTGAAGCTGGCCGAGATTTTCGACCGGGCTGGCCAAGGAAAACTGCTGCAATCCGGTCTCCATGTCGTGCTGGCCGGGCAACCGAACGTCGGCAAGTCATCACTGCTAAACCGGCTGGCCGGCGATGATCTGGCCATTGTTACACCCATTGCCGGCACGACCCGCGATGCCCTGCGGTCGACCATTCAGATCGAAGGCATTCCGCTGCATATCATCGATACCGCTGGCTTGCGCGAGACGGATGATGAAGTCGAGAAAATCGGTATTGAACGCAGTTGGAAAGAGATCGAACGTTCCGATGTCGTCCTGCTGCTGGTCGACGCCCGAACCGGCGTTGGCGAGGCAGATCGAGAGATACTGGCTCGTCTGCCCGAGCGCCTGCAGCGCATCACCGTTTATAACAAGATCGATCTGGCCGGGCGTGAAGCCGAACGCCACGACGAGGCTGATGGCATCGCCATTTCCCTCTCCGCCAAAGCCAATCAAGGCATTGAACTGCTCAGGCAGGAATTGTTGCGCATTGCCGGCTGGCATCAGGCTGAGGATGTTTTCATTGCCCGTGAGCGACACCTGAGGGCACTGGCCAATGCACAGGAGCACCTCGCTGCGGCTCGAAACGTCGTCGAGGGTGCCATGCCGGCACTGGAACTCTTTGCCGAGGAACTGCGCCTTACCCAGCAGTCTCTTGGCGAAATCACCGGCGAATTCACTGCTGACGATCTGCTCGGCGTCATTTTCAGCCGATTCTGTATCGGAAAATAG
- the yidC gene encoding membrane protein insertase YidC, giving the protein MDTRRLILVLIFTFSSFMLWENWQKYNQPKPADAVAAAQVAGTAPTPSAALQAKAAPGAPSVVAPASTAETFTITTDLLKATISAQGGDLVSLELLNYKEHDNNLKNFDLFDAKHRYMAQAGLIGEGLPTHRANFKHVNGATALADGANELKVRLESTEQNGIKVAKILTFKRGSYLIDVAWEVANGSDKAIAPHAYFQLQRDDAAPAGETAMVSTFTGPAVFTDAEKYQKIDFSSIADNKAKFTKTADNGWLAMVQHYFVSAWVPADKTQREFYMRKVEGSNVFQAGVIVPIAEIAPGAKGETSVGLYAGPQLQSALKQVASGLDLVVDYGWLTVVAAPIFWALEAIHKLVGNWGWAIVVLTIIIKAIFFPLSAASYRSMAKMKVLTPRLTQLKERFGDDKQRMNQEMMKLYQTEKVNPLGGCLPILVQIPVFIALYWVLLGAVEMRGAPWILWIKDLASADPYYILPVIMMVSMFVQTKLNPTPPDPIQAKVMMMMPLIFGFMFFWFPAGLVLYWVVNNVLSIAQQWQITRLIDAGGKAANDAKA; this is encoded by the coding sequence ATGGATACTCGACGCCTGATACTGGTTTTGATCTTCACGTTCTCCAGCTTCATGCTGTGGGAAAACTGGCAGAAGTACAACCAGCCGAAGCCCGCAGATGCTGTAGCCGCCGCCCAGGTTGCAGGTACGGCACCAACCCCTTCTGCCGCACTGCAAGCCAAGGCTGCACCGGGAGCACCATCGGTGGTCGCACCGGCGTCTACCGCCGAGACATTCACGATCACTACCGATCTGCTGAAGGCGACTATTTCTGCCCAGGGTGGCGATCTGGTCAGTCTCGAACTGCTCAACTACAAAGAGCACGACAATAACCTGAAGAATTTCGACCTATTCGATGCCAAGCATCGTTATATGGCTCAGGCTGGCCTGATCGGCGAAGGCTTGCCGACTCACCGTGCAAACTTCAAGCACGTCAACGGGGCAACAGCACTGGCTGATGGTGCCAACGAACTGAAGGTTCGCCTTGAATCGACCGAACAGAACGGTATCAAGGTTGCCAAGATACTGACCTTCAAGCGTGGCTCCTACCTGATTGACGTTGCCTGGGAAGTTGCCAACGGCAGCGACAAGGCCATTGCCCCGCACGCCTACTTCCAGTTGCAGCGCGACGATGCTGCACCGGCCGGCGAGACCGCGATGGTTTCGACCTTTACCGGTCCGGCGGTATTCACCGATGCCGAAAAGTATCAGAAGATCGATTTCAGCAGCATCGCCGACAACAAGGCCAAATTCACCAAGACGGCTGACAACGGCTGGCTGGCCATGGTTCAGCACTATTTCGTCTCGGCTTGGGTACCTGCAGACAAGACCCAGCGCGAGTTCTACATGCGCAAGGTGGAAGGCAGCAATGTGTTCCAGGCCGGCGTGATCGTACCGATCGCTGAAATAGCGCCGGGTGCCAAGGGCGAGACTTCTGTCGGCTTGTATGCCGGCCCGCAGCTGCAGTCGGCACTCAAGCAGGTTGCTTCCGGTCTTGACTTGGTTGTTGACTACGGTTGGCTGACTGTCGTTGCCGCACCGATCTTCTGGGCACTGGAAGCCATACACAAGCTGGTTGGTAACTGGGGCTGGGCGATTGTCGTGCTGACCATCATCATCAAGGCCATCTTCTTCCCGCTTTCTGCCGCTTCCTACCGCTCGATGGCCAAGATGAAGGTGCTGACCCCGCGCCTGACTCAGTTGAAGGAGCGTTTTGGCGACGACAAGCAGCGCATGAACCAGGAAATGATGAAGCTGTACCAGACCGAGAAGGTCAATCCGCTCGGCGGCTGCCTGCCGATCCTGGTCCAGATTCCGGTCTTCATCGCGCTCTACTGGGTGCTGCTCGGTGCCGTTGAAATGCGCGGTGCACCGTGGATCCTGTGGATCAAGGATTTGGCATCGGCTGACCCGTACTACATCCTGCCGGTCATCATGATGGTTTCGATGTTTGTCCAGACCAAGCTGAACCCGACCCCGCCGGACCCGATCCAGGCCAAGGTCATGATGATGATGCCGCTGATCTTCGGCTTCATGTTCTTCTGGTTCCCGGCCGGTCTGGTGCTTTACTGGGTGGTCAACAACGTCCTCTCCATTGCCCAGCAGTGGCAGATCACCCGCTTGATCGATGCCGGTGGCAAGGCAGCGAACGACGCCAAGGCCTGA
- the yidD gene encoding membrane protein insertion efficiency factor YidD, with the protein MKYLLIALVRGYQYAISPFLGRSCRYVPSCSEYTVEAVQKHGAFRGGWLGVKRVCRCHPWHPGGYDPVP; encoded by the coding sequence ATGAAATACTTGTTGATCGCGCTGGTTCGCGGTTATCAGTATGCGATCAGCCCGTTTCTCGGGCGTAGCTGCCGTTATGTTCCAAGCTGCTCGGAATATACGGTGGAAGCAGTACAAAAACATGGTGCCTTCCGGGGTGGCTGGCTGGGCGTCAAGCGCGTCTGTCGCTGTCACCCATGGCATCCCGGCGGGTATGATCCTGTACCCTGA